A section of the Pediococcus inopinatus genome encodes:
- a CDS encoding NADH-dependent flavin oxidoreductase, producing MSAKYKFLEPYTFKNGVKIKNRVVIPPMTEASAFEEGSVTRDELRYFSLHSGGVGMFISPVANVSEDGKGFEGELSVDDDRFLPGLKKMALAMKQNGTKAILQIFDAGRMSNSKILRGTKPVSASAVAALRPGAETPRELTDAEINQIITDFGEATRRAIQAGFDGIELHGANTYLLQQFFSPHSNRRTDKWGGSVDKRMTFALEVIKSVQVAVEKYADRPFIVGYRISPEEIENPGIRMADTLHFIDVLADQPIDYLHVSMGYAWRTSLNDKADKEPLILKIQKQVNGRLPLISVGSVEKPEDAEKVMDAGIDFVALGRESLREPKWVQKVETDDEESIRYTISTRDVDELGITPSMWNFVTVRLKSAMHISNQPDYDKDQFDNKLAPHEGA from the coding sequence ATGTCTGCAAAGTATAAATTTTTAGAACCTTATACATTTAAAAATGGGGTCAAGATTAAGAATCGGGTTGTGATTCCGCCAATGACTGAGGCTTCTGCTTTTGAAGAAGGATCCGTTACTCGTGATGAACTTCGTTACTTTAGTTTACACAGCGGTGGGGTCGGCATGTTTATTTCTCCTGTTGCCAATGTATCCGAAGATGGCAAAGGTTTTGAGGGTGAACTTTCTGTTGACGACGATCGCTTCTTACCAGGATTGAAGAAAATGGCACTCGCAATGAAACAAAACGGGACTAAGGCCATTTTACAAATTTTCGATGCTGGGCGAATGTCTAATTCTAAAATCTTACGTGGAACCAAACCGGTTAGTGCCAGTGCGGTAGCAGCCTTAAGACCAGGAGCTGAGACCCCTCGCGAGTTAACTGATGCTGAAATCAACCAAATCATCACTGATTTTGGTGAGGCAACTCGGCGCGCAATCCAAGCTGGGTTTGATGGGATTGAATTACACGGTGCTAATACGTATCTTTTACAACAATTCTTCTCTCCCCATTCTAATCGGCGAACTGATAAATGGGGTGGCAGTGTTGATAAGCGCATGACATTTGCTTTGGAAGTTATCAAGAGCGTGCAAGTAGCCGTTGAAAAATATGCTGATCGGCCATTTATTGTCGGTTATCGAATTTCTCCAGAAGAGATTGAAAATCCAGGAATTCGCATGGCAGATACTTTGCACTTTATCGATGTCCTAGCTGATCAACCAATTGATTATCTACATGTTTCGATGGGCTACGCTTGGCGCACGTCTTTAAATGATAAAGCGGATAAGGAACCTTTGATTTTAAAGATTCAAAAACAGGTTAATGGGCGGTTACCATTAATTTCGGTTGGTTCTGTTGAAAAACCAGAAGATGCTGAAAAAGTCATGGATGCAGGAATTGATTTTGTGGCTTTGGGTCGTGAAAGCTTACGGGAACCAAAGTGGGTTCAAAAAGTTGAAACTGATGATGAAGAAAGTATTCGTTACACAATTTCGACGCGTGACGTAGATGAATTAGGAATTACACCGTCGATGTGGAATTTCGTCACTGTTAGATTGAAATCTGCGATGCATATTTCTAATCAACCTGATTATGATAAAGATCAATTTGACAATAAGTTAGCGCCACACGAAGGGGCTTAA
- a CDS encoding M1 family metallopeptidase, with protein sequence MTEFKRFYETFQPTHYDVYLDINRESKRFNGKTTITGEAKAQEIAIHQKGLVVATVQADGADVPFTTDNDADAIRVDLGKTGNTTVTITYTAKLTDSMMGIYPSYYEVEGVKKQIIGTQFETNFARQAFPCVDEPEAKATFDLALKFDEQPGETIISNMPEVRTENGVHYFDTTVRMSTYLIAFAFGDLQSKQTTTKSGVKVGVFATKAHKANELDFALDIAKRSIEFYEDFFQTPYPLPHSWQLALPDFSAGAMENWGLVTYREAYLVLDPDNTALEMKQLVATVVAHELAHQWFGDLVTMKWWDDLWLNESFANMMEYVAIDAIEPDWHIWEMFQTSEASSALQRDAIDGVQSVHVQVENPAEIDALFDGAIVYAKGSRMLVMVRALLGDDALRAGLKKYFATHKYDNATGADLWAALGTASDLDVGAIMNSWLEQPGYPVVSVSVVDGKLTLSQQQFFSGQGKDIGRQWQIPLNSNYEVAPTIMSEKSLTLGDYDELRKANGKPFRLNVGNDSHFIVKYDSALLQDILDNVNSLDAISQLQVLQDLRLLAEGRQISYAEIVPLLKDFADSKSNVVNAALYVVANNLKKFVTPDSEEEKQLQTLYDQLSKNQVARLVWTPKAGESNDDQLTRPYVLSATLYAKDADAIAAAHEIFTANADKLETLPADTRFYILKNEVKNFGSAELFDKLLAAHRQTADGSYKEDIAAALTSTPDAGLIGRLIEKFEDADTIKPQDLRAWFRGVLANDEGQQAAWDWIRNDWQWLEDTVGGDMEFTTYITVIAGIFRTPERLAEFKAFFEPKLNTPGLTREITMDTKVIEDRVSLIEADKASVNDAIAKVIG encoded by the coding sequence ATGACAGAATTCAAACGTTTCTATGAGACATTTCAACCAACCCACTATGATGTCTATTTAGATATCAATCGGGAATCAAAGCGATTTAATGGTAAAACAACTATTACTGGTGAGGCCAAGGCACAAGAAATTGCCATTCATCAAAAAGGTTTAGTTGTTGCTACGGTTCAAGCTGATGGTGCTGACGTGCCATTTACTACGGACAATGATGCTGATGCAATTCGCGTTGACCTAGGAAAAACTGGCAACACAACGGTTACAATTACTTATACCGCCAAACTTACGGACAGCATGATGGGGATTTACCCTTCATACTACGAAGTTGAAGGTGTAAAAAAACAAATTATTGGGACCCAGTTTGAAACTAATTTTGCCCGTCAGGCATTTCCTTGTGTGGATGAACCAGAAGCAAAAGCCACATTTGATTTAGCACTTAAATTTGACGAACAACCTGGTGAAACAATTATTAGTAACATGCCAGAGGTTCGTACTGAAAATGGCGTGCACTACTTTGATACAACTGTTCGGATGTCCACATACTTAATCGCGTTTGCATTCGGTGATTTACAAAGCAAACAAACAACGACTAAGAGTGGCGTTAAAGTTGGTGTCTTCGCAACCAAAGCTCACAAAGCTAATGAACTCGACTTTGCACTTGATATTGCCAAACGCTCAATTGAATTTTACGAAGACTTTTTCCAAACACCATATCCATTGCCACATTCATGGCAGTTAGCTTTGCCTGATTTTTCGGCCGGCGCAATGGAAAACTGGGGCTTGGTTACCTATCGAGAAGCTTATTTAGTCCTTGACCCTGATAATACGGCGCTTGAAATGAAACAACTTGTGGCTACAGTAGTTGCTCATGAGTTGGCTCATCAATGGTTCGGTGATTTGGTCACAATGAAGTGGTGGGACGATCTCTGGTTAAACGAAAGTTTTGCCAACATGATGGAATATGTCGCAATTGATGCTATTGAACCTGACTGGCATATCTGGGAAATGTTCCAAACATCTGAAGCTTCATCAGCCTTACAACGGGATGCCATCGATGGTGTTCAATCTGTTCATGTGCAAGTAGAAAACCCAGCAGAAATTGATGCCTTGTTTGATGGCGCAATTGTGTATGCGAAGGGTTCACGGATGTTGGTGATGGTCCGTGCTTTGCTTGGCGACGATGCATTGCGTGCTGGCTTGAAGAAGTACTTTGCGACCCATAAATATGACAATGCAACCGGGGCTGATTTATGGGCTGCGTTAGGCACAGCTTCTGATCTTGATGTTGGAGCAATCATGAACTCATGGTTGGAACAACCCGGATATCCAGTTGTGTCCGTATCTGTAGTGGATGGCAAGTTAACCTTGTCACAACAACAATTCTTTAGCGGTCAAGGTAAGGATATCGGCCGTCAATGGCAGATTCCTTTGAATAGTAATTATGAGGTTGCCCCAACCATCATGTCCGAAAAGAGTCTTACTCTTGGTGATTATGATGAATTACGTAAAGCTAATGGCAAACCATTCCGTTTAAATGTCGGCAACGACTCTCACTTTATTGTTAAATATGATAGTGCATTGTTACAAGATATTTTAGACAATGTAAATTCATTAGACGCTATTTCACAATTACAAGTGCTACAAGACTTGCGTTTATTAGCAGAAGGCCGCCAAATTTCGTATGCTGAAATTGTGCCATTGTTGAAAGACTTTGCAGACAGCAAATCAAACGTGGTCAATGCCGCTTTGTACGTGGTTGCAAACAACTTAAAGAAATTTGTGACACCAGATTCTGAAGAAGAAAAACAATTACAGACTTTATATGATCAATTAAGTAAAAACCAAGTTGCTCGTTTGGTCTGGACACCAAAAGCTGGTGAATCAAATGACGACCAACTGACTCGTCCTTATGTTTTGAGCGCAACATTGTACGCTAAGGATGCGGATGCAATCGCAGCGGCTCACGAAATTTTTACAGCTAATGCCGATAAACTTGAGACCTTGCCCGCTGATACCCGTTTCTACATTTTAAAGAATGAAGTTAAAAACTTTGGGAGTGCCGAGTTGTTTGATAAATTGTTGGCTGCTCATCGTCAAACTGCTGATGGAAGTTACAAAGAAGACATCGCTGCAGCTTTGACAAGCACCCCTGATGCTGGCTTAATCGGCCGTTTGATTGAGAAGTTCGAAGATGCGGACACAATCAAGCCACAAGATTTACGGGCTTGGTTCCGAGGTGTTTTGGCCAATGACGAAGGTCAACAAGCAGCTTGGGATTGGATCCGCAATGATTGGCAATGGCTAGAAGATACGGTTGGTGGTGATATGGAATTTACCACATATATCACAGTGATCGCCGGCATCTTCCGGACTCCAGAACGATTAGCAGAGTTCAAAGCGTTCTTTGAACCTAAACTAAACACTCCTGGGTTAACACGTGAAATCACCATGGATACAAAAGTAATTGAAGACCGTGTGAGCTTGATCGAAGCTGACAAAGCTAGTGTGAATGACGCCATCGCAAAGGTGATTGGATAA
- a CDS encoding MarR family winged helix-turn-helix transcriptional regulator, with amino-acid sequence MANNTEELMNQFGKLFQQKSFVFATIKSTQNTDNPRSNVRGQQRVLQLLFDKESLTNSQIVEELDIRPSSASVLVGKLEENGLVKKTESSDDKRVTFISLTEEGRQSIKKVHKFTDDLSDSLLAVLSDDEKKQLKDILTKLNADLDKKAPEWDQQQNWKAPFNGRGFRPSSFGGFPEGFNFRK; translated from the coding sequence ATGGCTAATAATACAGAAGAACTCATGAATCAATTTGGAAAGTTATTTCAGCAGAAATCATTTGTTTTTGCGACAATCAAAAGCACGCAGAATACGGATAATCCCCGAAGTAATGTTCGAGGTCAACAACGCGTACTTCAGTTGTTGTTTGATAAAGAGTCATTGACCAATTCGCAAATTGTTGAAGAATTAGATATTCGTCCCAGTTCAGCGAGCGTTCTGGTTGGTAAGCTTGAAGAAAATGGGTTAGTTAAAAAAACTGAATCATCTGATGATAAGAGGGTAACGTTCATTTCCTTGACGGAAGAAGGACGGCAATCAATTAAAAAGGTTCACAAATTTACAGACGACCTATCAGATTCGCTGTTGGCTGTTTTATCTGATGATGAAAAAAAGCAACTCAAAGATATTTTAACTAAGCTTAATGCAGATTTAGATAAAAAAGCCCCTGAATGGGATCAACAACAAAATTGGAAGGCACCTTTCAACGGCAGAGGATTTAGGCCCTCAAGCTTTGGTGGCTTTCCTGAGGGTTTCAATTTTCGCAAATAA
- a CDS encoding ABC transporter ATP-binding protein, translating to MQNRQNEPNTQAFKRQKFSFKDFASLITKVKPHFWLLLEGLLLGIISTGMNLVVPKVAAKLVNQLGHTVDTSLVVLVIVLFVFGAIINAASGSALGFFGEDVVNKLRKFLWDKILKLPVSYFDDTKSGEITSRLVNDTSQVKDLLANSMPSMVTSILQLVGALVLMLTMDWKMTLLMFISVPLVTLCIIPITSLSRKIAHTRQDALATFNGEVSETLSEIRLVKSSTAEEAERTSGDKDINKLYRIGLKEAVYDSVAGPVMQMVMMGMMIGMLIYGASRVANGSMTFGTLISFLMYLVQMIGPFTMLGQFFTAMAKASGSTARIQELLAVDEEVQNQGKTVVAQGQTLGVKHVDFAYEDGKSILKDVSFTAKPNTVIAFVGPSGGGKTTIFSLLERYYKPTGGKITIGNTNIEDINLNNWRQQIGIVGQDAPVMSGSIRYNLTYGLKKRYTDEQLWHVLEMAYAKEFVEKMDDRLDTTVGERGVKLSGGQRQRIAIARAFLRDPKILILDEATASLDSESEKMVQKALEKLMHNRTTLVSAHRLSTIVNANQIYFIEDGKVSGHGTHHELIDKLPIYHDYVENQFAG from the coding sequence ATGCAAAATAGACAAAACGAACCAAACACACAAGCATTTAAACGCCAAAAATTTAGTTTTAAAGATTTCGCAAGCTTAATTACAAAAGTCAAACCACACTTTTGGTTGCTTCTCGAGGGTTTGTTGCTAGGAATTATTTCTACGGGGATGAATTTAGTTGTACCAAAGGTTGCAGCGAAGTTGGTCAATCAATTGGGACATACCGTCGATACCAGTCTGGTTGTTTTGGTTATTGTGTTATTTGTTTTTGGGGCGATCATTAATGCGGCATCGGGATCCGCATTGGGATTTTTCGGAGAAGATGTTGTAAATAAGTTACGAAAGTTTCTTTGGGATAAAATCTTGAAGTTACCGGTTAGTTATTTTGATGACACCAAATCAGGTGAAATTACTTCAAGACTAGTTAACGATACTTCGCAAGTGAAAGATTTGCTTGCCAATTCGATGCCTTCGATGGTCACTTCAATTCTCCAGTTGGTCGGTGCTTTGGTACTGATGCTGACGATGGATTGGAAAATGACCTTGCTGATGTTTATCAGTGTGCCGCTAGTGACTTTGTGCATTATTCCGATAACCTCACTTTCACGCAAAATTGCCCACACTCGGCAAGACGCGCTTGCGACTTTTAACGGGGAAGTTAGTGAAACTCTAAGTGAGATTCGGTTGGTAAAATCGTCAACGGCCGAAGAGGCTGAACGGACTTCTGGAGATAAGGACATTAACAAACTGTACCGAATTGGTCTCAAAGAGGCCGTTTATGATTCTGTGGCCGGCCCCGTTATGCAAATGGTGATGATGGGGATGATGATCGGCATGTTAATTTATGGTGCGAGTCGGGTCGCAAACGGTTCGATGACATTTGGGACTTTGATTTCATTTTTGATGTATCTTGTTCAGATGATCGGACCGTTTACGATGCTTGGCCAATTCTTTACCGCAATGGCTAAAGCAAGTGGCTCAACGGCCAGAATTCAAGAGCTACTAGCAGTTGATGAAGAAGTTCAAAATCAGGGAAAAACGGTTGTTGCACAAGGGCAGACCTTGGGTGTTAAACATGTTGATTTTGCTTACGAAGATGGGAAATCGATTTTAAAAGATGTTTCATTTACTGCTAAACCAAATACGGTCATTGCGTTTGTGGGACCTTCTGGTGGTGGAAAAACAACCATTTTTAGCTTGCTGGAGCGCTACTATAAGCCAACGGGTGGCAAAATTACGATTGGCAACACAAATATCGAAGACATCAATTTAAATAATTGGCGTCAACAAATTGGCATTGTTGGGCAGGATGCTCCCGTTATGAGTGGTTCAATTCGTTACAATTTAACGTATGGTTTGAAGAAAAGATATACTGACGAGCAGCTTTGGCATGTGCTTGAAATGGCTTATGCAAAGGAATTTGTCGAAAAGATGGATGATAGATTGGATACAACAGTCGGCGAGCGAGGAGTTAAACTCTCTGGTGGACAGCGACAACGAATTGCAATTGCCCGCGCATTTCTCCGTGATCCGAAGATTTTAATTCTCGATGAAGCAACAGCCAGTTTGGACTCGGAATCAGAAAAAATGGTTCAAAAAGCGTTAGAAAAATTGATGCACAACCGAACGACACTCGTTAGTGCTCATCGTTTAAGCACCATTGTCAATGCAAACCAAATTTACTTTATTGAGGACGGAAAAG